A segment of the Sphingobacterium oryzagri genome:
TTGATATTCAATCCAAATAGAAAAGCTGATTTTTCAATCAGCTTTTCTTTTCACCTTATGGTTTTTGTATAATTAAAATTCCTGTTCGGGATCACCGAGCAACTCCTTATGGTTACTCGCCGTTGTTCTCGTTTTGGTTTTGTGTTTGTTAATCTGTCTCCGTAATGATTCTACAGCAGCGTCTGTTGCCTCCTCAAAACTTTTAGCCTGTGCTTTTGCAAACAGTTGATTGCCCGGAATATTCATTTTAAGCTCTACTACCTTGTTCGACTCATCATCTACATTTTCGATACGTAAATAGCATACACTTTCAATAATATTATCCAAAAACTGCTCTAATTTTGCTGTTTTTCTCTTGATAAACTCAACCAATTTTTGATCTGCATCAAATTTGATAGATTGCACAGTAATGTTCATTTTTCCTCCTTTTTTTTAAGCCTTTGGATGGGCTTGTTTATAAATCGATTTCAACCTCTCTACAGAGTTGTGGGTATAGACCTGCGTAGCGGCCAATCCGGCATGTCCAAGCAGTTCCTTAATCGCGTTCAGATCGGCACCATTGTCTAGTAAAGCTGTCGCAAATGTATGACGGAGCACGTGCGGGCTTCGTTTCTTCTGCGAAGTGATCAGGCCTAGGTAGCGTTGCACAGTCGTATATATTAACCGGCGGCTTGCATGTTTCCCTACATTATCAACGATCAAGTAGGTCGATTTGTTTTCGAAATCTTTCGAATACTTGAGCTTCAAATAATGTTTGACATGCTGAAGTAAGGTTTGATGAATCGGCACATAGCGTTGTTTGCTGCGCTTACCAAAAACAAGGATTTTTTTATTATACATATCAATGTCCTTCTCTTGAATAGCGAGCAGTTCTGCCAAACGGATTCCGGTTCCAAACAATAATTCGAGAATTAAAAAATCACGAACCTCCGCAAAGTCGTTCTCATCTTTTGCTCCCGCATCCAGCAGGCCAACCATCTTTGCCTGCTCTACCACTACGGGCAATCGCTTGGCGGTTTTGAGCGCATGAACAGCCGTCATCGGATTGCTGTTGGCCAACCCTTCTCTGCATAAAAATTTGTAAAAAGAACGTAACGAAGATATCGAACGATTGATACTGGTAGGTTGCTTGCCATCCTCTTTCAGTTTTGCAAGGTAATGACGGACGACTCGGTAGTCTACCTCCGCAAAGACATGGTTTTCGGATGCTAAAAAAGCTAAAAAAACGTCGATTTCTAATGCATAGGCTGTGATAGTATGTATAGAATATCGTTTTTCAAACTTTAAAAAATTCAAAAATCTTTCTTTGCTCATGTTCGATCTCCTTCTTGCATAAAAATAGCAAAAAGCGCGAGACGAACAAATTTTATTTACTTAAACTTTGTTAACGGATGTCAGCCGCTAACAGACAAACCATTCGCTCTGCCGGAATTAGAAAACCATAAAAGCTTACCGTCCTGATGGCAGGCAACTGTGTACGAAAAATGGGGGTTCCTTTAGTAGAAAAAGACTATACCTCAAAACACGGCTGCTGAAAGCGTCTATAAGGTTTATTAAGCCTGATCGGCAAGCATCAAAAAAAAACGGCCCGAATTTCTTCGGGCCGTTTCTAATCGTTTAGTAAATATTATAATTTGCTGTTCACGTCAATGGCGTTAAGCTCGGTAAATGCTTGTGTCAAACGAGTAACAAAAGCCTCTTCACCTTTGCGCAACCATACGCGTGGATCGTAATATTTTTTGTTAGGCGAGTCAGCACCGTCTGGGTTGCCAATCTGCCCTTGCAGAAAATCGTGGTTTTTCGCTTCGTAAGCACGAACACCATCCCAGTATGCCCATTGCATATCGGTATCGATATTCATTTTGATTGCACCGTAAGAAATAGCTTCTGCAATCTCCTCTGGTGTAGAACCTGAACCGCCGTGGAAAACAAAATTAACAGGCTTTTCTGCTGTAAGGCTGAATTTCTCGCGGATATGTTCCTGCGAATTGTGCAAAATAATCGGTTGTAATTTTACATTACCTGGTTTATATACACCATGTACATTACCAAAAGCTGCCGCTACAGTAAATTTGTCAGAAACTTTCGAAAGTTCTTCATAAGCATAAGCAACTTCTTCTGGCTGTGTGTATAATTTAGAGCTATCTACGTCTGTGTTATCTACACCATCTTCTTCACCACCTGTTACGCCTAACTCAATTTCTACCGTCATGCCTAGTGGTTTCATACGTGCTAAGTATTTCGCGGAAATTTCGATATTCTCTTCAATTGGCTCTTCGGATAGATCCAACATATGCGATGAAAACAAAGGCTTACCATGTTGTGCAAAAAATTTCTCACCTGCGTCTAACAAACCGTCAATCCATGGCAATAATTTTTTTGCCGCATGGTCGGTATGCAAGATAACAGCAACACCGTAGTGTTCTGCCAACAGGTGCACGTGATGTGCAGCAGATACAGCACCCAAAATACAGGCTTGAAGACCATCGTTGTTTAGCGACTTTCCGGCGTAAAACTGTGCTCCACCATTAGAAAGCTGAATGATCACGGGTGAATTTACAGCTTTCGCAGTTTCCATTACGGCATTGATAGAATTTGTTCCAATAACGTTCACCGCTGGTAAAGCAAACTTATGTGTTTTAGCAATCTCGAAAAGCTCTTGAACTTGATCTCCTGTCAAAACACCTTTAAAATCTTTTAGGCTCATATGTTTTGTATATTTTTATTTTGTACCAATAAAGGTAGTAATTTTTTTAAACACAACAATACTTAGTGTTAAAAATACACATAACATGAATAACCCAATATATTTGGCTGCATCGCTGCAACTTCGATGCGCGTATGCCCATCTGCGCATCGTTTACATTTTTAAACGGCAGCCTTTGAGAGGCCCCAAAAGCGACAGACAGCACGATTTTACCCAATTGTATCTGTATTTTTACCATATAAACCCGATCATTCGCGCATTAGCGTGTATTTTCGGGCTCGCTTTATGCGCAAAGCCTTTATTGGCGCAGGGTTAACACCATAAATACGTTAAATAAAAAAGAAATTGTTAAAACGCACGGCGATAAGCCGCATTTTTAAATATATTAATATCTTTATCCGATTAAATTATCAAATAGCACTATGGCGTTACACGTATACGGGATCAAAAACTGTAATACAGTAAAAAAAGCATTAGATTGGTTGGCCGAAAAGCAGCTAGCTTACACCTTCCATGACTACAAAAAAGAACCGGCAACGGTTGAGAAACTGAAGGCTTGGGAAAAAGAAATTTCCTGGGAATCGCTGGTTAATAAAAAAGGTACCACCTGGAAAAAATTAAGTAGCGATGTGCAGGCGTCTGTAACCGATGCGCCTAGCGCCAATGCTGTTTTACTAGAAAATAACAGCATGATAAAAAGACCGCTTATCGAATCGCCAAACGGTATTCTGCTTGGTTTTGACGAACAGGAATATGCAAACAAACTGCTGTAACAACATGAAACGAAAGAGTATCCTCACAACGCTATCCCTTGCCCTGCTGGCAGTCGCACAGGTTTACGCGCAAGGTAGCGCGAGCAAAAGCGTCTATAATTATACGGAAGCCTTTAATCCGATCTTTTACAGCAGCAACGGTAATACTTATCGTTCGGCAAGTGGAAAACCCGGTCAAGCTTATTGGCAAAATGCGGCAGATTATACCATAAAAGTTCAACTTGACGACAAGAGCGATCGTATTAGTGGTACTGTGTCCATTAAATACACCAACAATAGTCCAGATGCGTTAAATTATATTTGGCTGCAACTGGATCAAAACTTATTCAATGAACATTCGCGCGGACAGGCAACCATCCCTTTGGAAGATAGCCGTTACGGCTCTGCAGATTCCGATTTTGATGGCGGTTTTAAGCTAGCTGCTGTACAGTTTGGCGATGGCACGACGGCAAAATATGAGGTGGTTGATACGCGTATGCGTGTGGAGTTGCCTAAAACATTGGCGGCCAATGGTGGCACGCAAGATCTTCAAATTGATTTCTCGTTTACCGTACCCGAATATGGTGCAGATAGAACCGGAATTTTATCGA
Coding sequences within it:
- the hpf gene encoding ribosome hibernation-promoting factor, HPF/YfiA family, with protein sequence MNITVQSIKFDADQKLVEFIKRKTAKLEQFLDNIIESVCYLRIENVDDESNKVVELKMNIPGNQLFAKAQAKSFEEATDAAVESLRRQINKHKTKTRTTASNHKELLGDPEQEF
- a CDS encoding tyrosine-type recombinase/integrase, giving the protein MSKERFLNFLKFEKRYSIHTITAYALEIDVFLAFLASENHVFAEVDYRVVRHYLAKLKEDGKQPTSINRSISSLRSFYKFLCREGLANSNPMTAVHALKTAKRLPVVVEQAKMVGLLDAGAKDENDFAEVRDFLILELLFGTGIRLAELLAIQEKDIDMYNKKILVFGKRSKQRYVPIHQTLLQHVKHYLKLKYSKDFENKSTYLIVDNVGKHASRRLIYTTVQRYLGLITSQKKRSPHVLRHTFATALLDNGADLNAIKELLGHAGLAATQVYTHNSVERLKSIYKQAHPKA
- the fbaA gene encoding class II fructose-bisphosphate aldolase, whose product is MSLKDFKGVLTGDQVQELFEIAKTHKFALPAVNVIGTNSINAVMETAKAVNSPVIIQLSNGGAQFYAGKSLNNDGLQACILGAVSAAHHVHLLAEHYGVAVILHTDHAAKKLLPWIDGLLDAGEKFFAQHGKPLFSSHMLDLSEEPIEENIEISAKYLARMKPLGMTVEIELGVTGGEEDGVDNTDVDSSKLYTQPEEVAYAYEELSKVSDKFTVAAAFGNVHGVYKPGNVKLQPIILHNSQEHIREKFSLTAEKPVNFVFHGGSGSTPEEIAEAISYGAIKMNIDTDMQWAYWDGVRAYEAKNHDFLQGQIGNPDGADSPNKKYYDPRVWLRKGEEAFVTRLTQAFTELNAIDVNSKL
- a CDS encoding ArsC family reductase translates to MALHVYGIKNCNTVKKALDWLAEKQLAYTFHDYKKEPATVEKLKAWEKEISWESLVNKKGTTWKKLSSDVQASVTDAPSANAVLLENNSMIKRPLIESPNGILLGFDEQEYANKLL